One window of the Osmerus mordax isolate fOsmMor3 chromosome 2, fOsmMor3.pri, whole genome shotgun sequence genome contains the following:
- the LOC136967203 gene encoding uncharacterized protein: MAFFHQLRLLLWKNGLSVIRQPRWSVALLVWPLVIFIILAITRSQFPPKLRDSCYVAPRNLPSTGFFPFLQTLMCNTDGNCHNKSFLVGRSTSKSKEASFGAKDAKRLYLLPSGPPLLSSLQTGGMVRSVLAKSTASQPSVMGIWDQILNSTLKGIPNNISLMNGFNTTVLGNQEALNSMLESVSMLKKSLCSFSLSVLNTSTLSSIHPLTYGIITFCKSNDTLLEVSLLTINQILMEVMLTNPAEAMTMAGQAVVVFDTIQKDSSLWEGLLGLPSLLVPSSVDQALDEAQALLTNIQRTMAALQSNIPEADLSISVVNPAIMGGINLVQYLRNWPGRDVYISLGDVVTAQNDSSLMNEVVQQVLQKVQIPLDKAIGLIMNRSLVHSYVCDQSSNAFWLQAACSTGTVDALLSWISPKKVAEQVFLAWTQDAASKDVVFFKGLLYSLLGVYAQGNQGSADNTRSQRSSDTQPQNVGEQLFMGVGSTLLELLKDLPGSQYIHSFLMGGHTSMQLASQAMDTTEEMMDKLSAEAQNLQKIFLSLMANQSMADLYAEKLINSSTEILIRVLVKQDTVKCEELLKPLTTISTMDPRLWVTMICPGNDSHLQQYLLAEWMPVILKATLFVDVVQGKESFNVTLPMILSEWHRLSATSLRFGAFLERFFTGFYKDYFEAWVPENVTVDWQEIIMTRGLGVLGTMGSELQMTTMWPSMETYFHIAYWIMTYQPNITGPPTCTLDLETFVPACQTGFTWENFIPTTALVLQDFPGNPAALLRYVQGSLAFVQGIYRDFYTATLMKYLSSPAVIPGDGSISSFLVNVTHALDKNIHLISNLMSMEQFNPKLSLFLLNNLLDALGLRPLEALWTQGPPNASSVLTIALEVGRNTQKLFTGLPVCNSQAELEDLLMQLLSMNMNLTLPLSLSLGDGLLTYTSSLNSTDLAFLREILKSLTNHTSAGITDTVLQAVELLKQVLEAPNNDPTALILGYLHQLQGFLASAIELLRYDQLLLPGGNLTMVQVTDLHLAVVDLLQILSPASLQALSQAGDQAALGAVMQQFGALLPPELQQRFMGLIKHTQALVKSLTACSVTGQDCTSAVSQVFQILSQAAEAMLATSGNITIQLGPVNPNLVTPESFSVTGSLLSLLLSWTDETNMSYSPEALMKTVNQILNFLQQVTSQPNISISALQEALRQSNLTLWELDRIATLAGAANIPDLLANILGIASVPQCLELQPMNITANMGVADTSPAKCAVELIDGVSGFIQHLPMPPGSQSNYTALVAVIPILVNQSVSIGLASASGSGSSTSIMQALTSTLAGIRENIKPLSLESIQQVSNELSIVEGLLYLASSGQYPLHTLNSTLLEDSLYAQKVYLEIAQWYLRKLENVTSTSTFSELLHPFYYITEMQLALQISQTEFSLFVSNQVEDLIKNTHNPIDGTEVSNIGQAVANILQVSMEQVRQNLQLQNDYYQGMEYPPDFNSSMLNMVDTLVQKYLNITLHWLRDPHVTSVITSMLQWNNSSMSITVPGQDLFKLLQTIAPLLTPDEHAYLVFIGQITQSLNQVLLVASQPGGLESDLFIGAILDAARTVLSNLTAMTGPLPPSVSDNIMGVLHSSLLLALRPEMAYAQARNLTLDILWRGEGLIQNLIPMAAEYLLPGIKLMRTYFQIISTAGGPDKLNEIILGELSTVQSLLPPDNSTQAYMSVIMSISHFILDPSQGNTGLWLSFENITVENVAQITNQMGSLLNSLLPLIIGEQGMNLTLLTPSEKGYFVLIDQITQSLNQVLLVASQPGGLESDLFIGAILDATRTVLSNLTAMTGPLPPSVSDNIMGVLHSSLLLALRPEMAYAHARNLTLDILWRGEGLIQNLIPMAAEYLLPGIKLMRTYFQIISTAGGPDKWNEM; encoded by the exons GTTGTACCTCCTTCCCTCAGGCCCACCCTTACTGAGCAGCCTCCAAACAGGTGGCATGGTCCGCTCAGTCCTGGCCAAGAGTACAGCAAGCCAACCAAGTGTCATGGGTATCTGGGACCAGATTCTAA ATTCCACCCTAAAAGGCATACCAAACAACATATCACTAATGAATGGCTTCAATACCACAGTGCTGGGGAACCAG GAAGCTCTCAATTCCATGCTGGAGTCTGTGAGTATGTTGAAGAAGTCCCTGTGCAGCTTCTCTCTGAGTGTCCTCAACAcgtccaccctctcctccatccaccctctCACCTACGGCATCATCACCTTTTGCAAGTCAAATGACACACTACTGGAGGTCTCCCTGCTCACCAtcaaccag ATTCTCATGGAGGTGATGCTGACCAACCCTGCGGAGGCCATGACAATGGCGGGGCAGGCAGTGGTGGTGTTTGACACGATCCAGAAAGACAGCTCCCTGTGGGAGGGGCTTCTGGGCCTGCCCAGCCTCCTGGTACCAAGCAGTGTTGACCAGGCCCTGGACGAGGCCCAGGCTCTTCTCACCAACATACAGAG AACTATGGCCGCTCTTCAGAGCAATATTCCTGAAGCTGATCTATCCATCTCTGTGGTGAACCCTGCCATCATGGGGGGAATCAACCTAGTTCAGTACCTTCGCAACTGGCCAGGCAGAG ATGTGTATATATCTCTCGGTGATGTTGTCACTGCACAGAATGACTCATCCTTAATGAATGAAGTTGTCCAACAAGTTCTACAGAAAGTTCAGATCCCTTTAGACAAG GCCATAGGGCTGATCATGAACAGATCTCTGGTTCACTCTTATGTATGTGACCAGAGCAGCAATGCCTTCTGGCTGCAGGCCGCCTGCAGCACAGGCACAGTGGATGCACTTCTTAGCTGGATCAGTCCAAAAAAAGTGGCTGAACAG GTCTTCTTGGCCTGGACTCAGGATGCAGCCTCCAAGGACGTGGTCTTCTTCAAAGGACTACTGTATAGCCTTTTGGGAGTGTACGCCCAAGGAAACCAGGGATCCGCTGACAACACCAGGTCCCAGAGGAGTAGTGACACGCAGCCACAGAACGTTGGGGAACAACT GTTCATGGGTGTAGGCTCAACTCTGCTTGAGCTTCTGAAAGACCTTCCAGGCTCGCAGTATATCCACAGCTTCCTTATGGGCGGACACACCTCCATGCAGCTGGCCAGTCAGGCCATGGACACCACAGAGG AAATGATGGATAAGTTGTCGGCCGAAGCCCAAAACTTACAAAAGATCTTCTTGTCTCTGATGGCCAACCAGTCTATGGCAGACCTCTATGCTGAGAAGCTCATAAACTCCAGCACTGAGATATTGATAAGG GTTCTGGTGAAACAGGACACCGTCAAGTGTGAGGAGCTTCTCAAACCACTGACTACCATAAGCACCATGGACCCAAGGCTTTGGGTGACCATGATTTGCCCAGGCAATGACTCCCACCTACAACAGTACCTGCTGGCCGAGTGGATGCCTGTTATTTTGAAG GCGACACTCTTCGTGGATGTGGTCCAAGGAAAAGAATCATTCAACGTCACTTTACCCATGATTCTCTCTGAGTGGCACAGGCTATCAGCCACCTCGCTACGCTTTGGTGCGTTCCTGGAGAGATTCTTCACAGGGTTCTATAAGGACTATTTTGAGGCCTGGGTTCCAGAGAACGTAACTGTCGACTGGCAAGAAATTATCATGACAAG gGGTCTAGGGGTATTGGGGACAATGGGGTCTGAACTCCAAATGACCACGATGTGGCCCTCCATGGAGACATACTTTCACATTGCGTACTGGATAATGACATACCAACCCAATATAACTGGACCTCCAACCT GTACTCTTGATCTTGAGACATTCGTGCCCGCATGTCAGACTGGTTTCACCTGGGAGAACTTCATTCCTACCACAGCACTTGTGCTTCAGGATTTTCCAGGCAATCCTGCAGCCTTACTTAG atATGTGCAAGGGTCATTGGCTTTTGTTCAAGGAATCTACAGAGACTTCTATACAGCCACTCTCATGAAGTATCTCAGCTCCCCAGCTGTAATACCAGGAGACGGCTCTATCTCCAGCTTCCTGGTCAATGTGACACATGCTCTGGACAAGAACATCCATCTTATTTCCAACTTGATGAGCATGGAGCAGTTCAATCCCaagctctccctctttctcctcaacAACTTGCTTGATGCTCTGGGATTGAGGCCTTTGGAGGCTTTGTGGACGCAGGGTCCCCCTAACGCCTCCTCTGTCCTAACCATAGCCCTGGAAGTGGGCAGGAACACCCAAAAACTCTTCACCGGCCTGCCAGTCTGTAACTCACAAGCTGAGTTGGAGGACTTGCTCATGCAGTTGTTGTCCATGAACATGAACCTCACATTGCCTCTGTCCCTTAGCCTTGGAGACGGCCTGCTCACCTACACAAGCTCTCTAAACTCTACAGACCTGGCCTTTCTTAGGGAGATCCTCAAGTCTCTCACCAATCACACATCAGCAGGCATCACCGACACAGTCCTACAGGCTGTGGAACTCTTGAAACAGGTGCTCGAAGCCCCCAACAATGACCCAACAGCGCTGATCCTGGGCTACCTTCACCAGCTACAGGGGTTCCTGGCTTCTGCCATCGAGTTACTCAGGTACGATCAGCTACTGCTGCCAGGAGGGAACCTGACTATGGTCCAGGTCACTGATCTCCATCTGGCTGTAGTGGACCTTCTCCAGATCCTCTCTCCCgcctccctccaggccctcAGCCAGGCAGGAGATCAGGCAGCCCTGGGTGCAGTTATGCAACAGTTTGGAGCCCTCCTACCACCTGAGCTCCAGCAGCGCTTCATGGGCCTGATCAAACACACTCAGGCCCTGGTGAAGAGCTTAACAGCCTGTTCAGTGACAGGGCAAGACTGCACATCTGCAGTTTCCCAGGTCTTCCAGATCCTCTCTCAGGCTGCTGAAGCAATGTTAGCGACTAGCGGAAACATCACTATCCAGCTGGGGCCAGTTAATCCTAACCTGGTGACCCCAGAGTCCTTCTCTGTGACGGGAAGCCTTCTGtctctgctcctgtcctggacagatgagaccaacaTGTCCTACTCTCCAGAGGCCCTTATGAAGACCGTGAATCAGATCCTTAATTTCCTCCAGCAGGTCACCAGTCAGCCCAACATCAGCATATCTGCTCTCCAGGAGGCTCTCAGACAATCGAACCTCACCCTATGGGAACTGGATAGAATTGCCACATTGGCTGGAGCTGCAAACATTCCCGACCTCCTGGCTAACATCTTGGGCATTGCCAGTGTTCCTCAGTGCCTGGAGCTCCAACCTATGAACATAACAGCCAACATGGGTGTGGCTGACACCAGTCCAGCTAAGTGTGCAGTGGAGCTGATTGATGGAGTCAGTGGCTTCATCCAGCACCTGCCCATGCCTCCTGGCAGCCAGTCAAATTACACCGCACTCGTCGCTGTTATCCCAATCCTGGTCAACCAGTCTGTTAGCATCGGCTTAGCATCTGCTTCTGGTTCAGGCTCATCTACATCTATCATGCAGGCCCTAACCAGCACCCTGGCAGGGATTAGAGAGAACATCAAACCCCTCTCCCTCGAGTCCATCCAGCAAGTGAGCAATGAGCTTAGTATAGTGGAGGGTCTACTCTACTTGGCCTCTTCGGGACAATATCCTCTCCATACACTGAACTCCACTCTGCTGGAGGACTCGTTATATGCCCAGAAGGTGTATTTGGAGATCGCCCAGTGGTACTTGAGGAAGTTGGAGAATGTGACAAGCACCAGCACTTTTTCCGAGCTCCTTCACCCTTTCTACTACATTACCGAGATGCAGCTGGCCCTGCAGATCTCTCAAACAGagttttccctttttgtcagcaATCAGGTTGAAGACCTAATCAAAAACACCCACAATCCCATAGATGGCACAGAGGTTAGCAATATAGGGCAGGCAGTTGCCAATATACTCCAAGTTAGCATGGAACAGGTGAGGCAAAACCTTCAGCTCCAGAATGACTATTACCAGGGCATGGAGTACCCACCAGATTTTAACTCATCCATGCTGAACATGGTTGACACCTTGGTCCAGAAGTACCTTAACATAACACTTCATTGGCTGAGAGACCCCCACGTGACCTCTGTCATCACCAGCATGCTCCAATGGAACAACAGCTCCATGAGCATCACTGTCCCAGGCCAAGACCTCTTCAAGCTGCTTCAGACAATAGCGCCTCTTCTAACACCCGATGAACATGCCTACCTTGTCTTCATCGGCCAGATCACCCAGTCCCTGAACCAGGTTCTGTTGGTGGCCAGCCAACCAGGCGGCTTGGAGAGTGATCTCTTCATTGGAGCCATATTGGATGCAGCCAGGACTGTGCTGAGTAACTTGACTGCCATGACtggtcccctgcctccctcagtCAGTGACAACATCATGGGAGTACTTCACAGTTCACTCCTCCTGGCCCTAAGACCTGAGATGGCCTATGCCCAGGCCCGTAACCTCACCCTGGACATcttgtggagaggagaaggactcATCCAGAACCTGATCCCAATGGCTGCTGAATACCTCCTGCCTGGAATCAAACTCATGCGCACATACTTTCAGATCATCTCCACAGCTGGTGGCCCAGACAAATTGAATGAGAT CATTCTGGGTGAGCTGAGCACAGTTCAGAGTCTCTTGCCCCCTGACAACAGTACACAAGCCTATATGTCTGTGATCATGAGCATCAGTCACTTCATCTTGGACCCCAGCCAAG GCAACACAGGCCTGTGGCTGAGCTTTGAAAACATCACTGTTGAAAACGTTGCTCAAATTACTAATCAG aTGGGAAGTCTTCTAAACTCTCTGCTGCCACTCATCATCGGGGAACAAGGCATGAATTTAACCCTTCTCACACCCAGTGAGAAGGGCTACTTTGTGCTCATAGACCAAATCACCCAGTCCCTGAACCAGGTTCTGTTGGTGGCCAGCCAACCAGGTGGCTTGGAGAGTGATCTCTTCATTGGAGCCATATTGGATGCAACCAGGACTGTGCTGAGTAACTTGACTGCCATGACtggccccctgcctccctcagtCAGTGACAACATCATGGGAGTACTTCACAGTTCACTCCTCCTGGCCCTAAGACCTGAGATGGCCTATGCCCATGCCCGTAACCTCACCCTGGACATcttgtggagaggagaaggactcATCCAGAACCTGATCCCAATGGCTGCTGAATACCTTCTGCCTGGAATCAAACTCATGCGCACATACTTTCAGATAATCTCCACAGCTGGTGGCCCAGACAAATGGAATGAGATGTGA